A DNA window from Mus caroli chromosome 8, CAROLI_EIJ_v1.1, whole genome shotgun sequence contains the following coding sequences:
- the LOC110300833 gene encoding endogenous retrovirus group K member 7 Pro protein-like: protein MVDKGFGSTGTSNIFCSLNLGTRPLLKLRIEGKTISGLLDTGADHSIISIRDWPSCWPKQQSQETLRGLGYSQMPEMSSRFLYWKDEEGHSGQFQPYVLAVLVSLWGRDMMTQMGFVLTNEGGYGSKACDMMLDMGYIPRKRLGQFLQGRTSPVPVCKKNDQAGLGFS from the coding sequence ATGGTGGACAAGGGATTTGGCTCTACTGGGACCTCCAATATATTTTGCTCTCTAAATCTTGGTACCCGACCCCTATTGAAGCTCAGGATTGAAGGAAAAACTATATCTGGTCTCCTAGATACTGGTGCTGATCATAGTATCATCAGTATCAGAGATTGGCCCTCTTGTTGGCCTAAGCAACAGTCACAAGAAACTCTGAGAGGACTCGGGTACTCTCAGATGCCTGAAATGAGTTCCCGCTTCCTATATTGGAAGGACGAGGAAGGACATTCTGGCCAGTTTCAGCCATATGTGTTGGCTGTTCTGGTCTCTCTGTGGGGCCGTGATATGATGACTCAGATGGGCTTTGTTCTGACTAATGAAGGAGGCTATGGCAGCAAGGCCTGTGACATGATGCTGGACATGGGATATATTCCCAGAAAACGGTTAGGGCAATTTCTGCAAGGTAGAACCTCTCCAGTGCCGGTTTGCAAAAAGAATGATCAGGCTGgactgggtttttcctag